The segment TTGGGAAGGATGATGACACTCTTTGTTCCAAGTCTACCTTAGTTGGTAATACTTTTTGAAATTAAACATATCTGTAGTCAACTTACCTTGCTGAACTCAGGTCGACCCTAGGCTCTCATTGATTTTCATTGAGCATAACATAGCCGATTTCCTCACAAGTGCGCTACTCTTTGAAAGAACAGGTAGCTATTGTTGACTTGCTCTTTATTTCTATGGAGAGCGAAATGGAGAACAATAGAAAAAGACAAACACTGTAAGTAAGATGTTTGTCTTCTTCTCGGAAAGGGATGCACGAATATTCCTTTAAGTTTGTTAGAGAATAGGGGAATAAACCTTGTGGTTACTCGACCTTGTCCAAGGTTGCATATACCTGAGGTTCTTATACTAGATCGTACACGGATTCTACAGATGGGTTAAAAGGATTTCCCCACATAATGACCTTGTATTGTCCGTCCTCGAGGATAAAACCTGGTGCAATATGTCCGCCGAGGCCAGTTACTCCTGGAAGAAGGGCAGAACCTTCGCCATCAACTCCACGAATCAGGTAGTGGTTTAGAGCATATTCAACCAGATCTGTAACTCGAGCTGTGTAGGTCTGGATGAGCTGTTCTCCTTCCTCGTCTTCACTAAGTCGAAAATCTTCATAAGTAGTAAAGGTACCGTCTGCGCTGATAGTTACTTCAACATTGCGTGCTTGCTGGCTGCTTCCTTGCCATTTGCCGACTAGATTATCTGGAATAGTAGTAGCTGGCAAAGTTAGTAGTTGAGTGTGAGTTGTTTCGGTACTTAGGACACTTTCTTGGGCTTGAGAGTTCTGAGTTTCCTGGTTTTGTTGTTCTTGTTGACTATTCTCTGCTGATGAACTGGCTTCAGTTGTATTTTCTTGGGAACTAGCAGGCTGGGAGGCGCTAGTCTGATTGGTACTTGCTTGGGTCGTTTTACTAGTGACTGCTTCGGTCTGGCTTTTTTGCTGAACAAGCTGTCAATAGACAGGTTACAGGGAGCAACAATACTGAGTAGTTGAATATCTTTTTCATTTGTTCTCACCTCTACTTATAAACAGAGGTAAGAACAAATAAAAACAAGCTTGTCAACATAAAAATGTAATATTTGCAACATTTTTGTAATAAAAGAAATAGTTTTGTTACTTATTCTTGAAAAATTCCTCTATATCTGCCTCTTGGATGCCAATCATGGGGTCGATGGTTAGCAGGTTGTCCACAGTCAGAATATATTCTCTGGGTTGGGGACTTGTTTTTTCTGGCTGGTCTTGATCAAGAAGGGAGAGTTGTTGGTTGTTTTCTTTGACTACTTTAACCTGTTCTTTCCTGTCTGGCTGAGTAGGGGGCTGGGTTTGTGTGGTTGCCGCTGTTTTACTTTCGGCTTTTTCAGCCAAAGCTTCCTTGCTGTCCTGCTCTGCTATTTCCCCTTGGAAACGTGGGACCAGATAGGTTTTTCGGACGGTGCCGGCGTTTTTGACGGCGTAGTCGAAGGCGGAGATTTCGCCCAGGAGGATGAGCTTGCTCTTGGAACGGGTGATGGCGGTGTAGACCAGATTGCGCTGGAGCATGCGGTGGCTGGTGCGGGTGATGGGAAGGATAACGACCTGGAACTCGCTGCCTTGGGACTTGTGGATGGACATGGCATAGGCTAGGGTAATTTTGTACCATTCGTTACGGGGATAGGAGACCTCGCTGCCGTCAAAGTTGATGGTGATTTCATCCTGCTTGGAGTCCGTATATTTGGCCGGTAGGAGGTCGGTGATGTAGCCCAAGTCGCCATTGAAGACATTGGTCTCGGCATCGTTGACTAGGTGGATGATCCGGTCGCCTTGGCGGAAGGCTTGCTCATTATGGAGGAATTCTAGCTCTCCCTCTTCCAGTGGATTGAGCAGGGCCTGGGTCATGGTGTTGAGTTGGTCAATACCTGCAGCACCACGGTACATAGGCGCGAGGATCTGTACCTCGTTTGCTGGAATACCGGACTTAATAGCTGCGCCGATAATGCGCTCAATCAGGGCTGGAATTTGTTCGTTTTGCGCTTCAAAATAGGAGCGGTCTGCCTTTTTTTCGCGGAAATCGCTCGGCAGGGCACCTTGGCGAATCTGGCTGGCTAGGGTAACAATGGTCGAATCATCGGATTGACGATAGATACGTTCTAGAGTGATGCTGGGTAGCTTGTCAATTTTCAAGAGGTCAGCAAGGACCTGACCGGGACTGACAGATGGTAATTGCTCCGCATCGCCGACAATCAGAACTTGGGTTTGGGAGGAGATGTTCTGGAAGAGCTGGTTTGCCAACCAAGTATCTACCATAGAAAACTCATCCACGATGATAAAGTCGGCATCCAAATAATCATCACGGCAGGATTCTTCCTGTCCTTCTACCAGACCGAGGTGGCGGTGGATGGTGGCGGAAGGCAGACCTGTCAATTCATTCATCCGTCTGGCTGCTCGTCCAGTTGGAGCGGCTAGGAGGACAGGGCATTCCTCTCGGTTGCGAGTCAGGTCAATCTTATGCAAGATGGCATAGACCGCGATAATACCGTTGATAACCGTTGTTTTTCCAGTCCCTGGTCCGCCTGTCAGAATGAAAAGCGGATTGGTAATGGCTTGGACGATGGCTTCTTTTTGAATGTCATCGTAGGTCAGGGAAGACATAGTTTCCAGCTCTGCTATAGCAGCCTCAACGTCTGCGCGTGGGAAGGGGTTGAAACCATTTTTTCCCATCAGACGGATCAGGTTTTTATGGATACCATGTTCGGCAAAGTAGAGGCTGTTGTCAAAAATCTTTGTGCCTTCTTGCTGTACCTTGTCGTCTGCAATCAGTCCTGTCAACTCGTGGGCAACAGCAGCGGGGTCCAGTTCTGTATGGCGGGATTTTTCCAGCAGTTCAAGGGTTGCTTCCAGTAAGTCTCTGGCCTCCACATAGGTATCGCCTGTTTCCATGGAGCGATGGATGAGGCTAAATAGCATGCCTGCCCGAAAACGTTGGGGTGCATCACTGGCAATTCCCAGGTTTTCCGCAATCCTATCGGCAATGGTAAAGCCGAGCCCCTGGACATCTTCGACCAGTTGATAGGGATTTTCTTCAATAATTTGGAGTGTTTTTTCCTTATACTGGTCTTGGATTTGAAAGGCTAGTTTGTTTGGAATGCCGTACTCAGCTAGTTTTGCCAAGATCAACTCGGTTCCATAATTGAGGCGGAGTTTTTCGACAAATGCCTGCATGTTCTTGCTGGATAGGCCTGTGATTTGAGTTAGTTTTTCAGGTTCAGCTAAAATTTTGTCGATTGTATCCTCTCCATAGAGTTCAACAATTTTTTCAGCCGTTTTGCGTCCAATTCCCTTGAAATGCTCGCTGGAGAAATACTTGACCAGACCAGCTGAGGTAGGCTTGCTGCGTTCGTAACGCGAAATTTGCAGCTGCTGACCATACTTGGGATGGGTGACCAGATTGCCATAGAAACGATAGTCTTCTCCTTCAATGACATCGGCAATCGTTCCGGTCAC is part of the Streptococcus suis genome and harbors:
- a CDS encoding ATP-dependent RecD-like DNA helicase, which encodes MNEVYFTGTIDRIIFENPSNFYKILLLEIEETDADYDDYEIIVTGTIADVIEGEDYRFYGNLVTHPKYGQQLQISRYERSKPTSAGLVKYFSSEHFKGIGRKTAEKIVELYGEDTIDKILAEPEKLTQITGLSSKNMQAFVEKLRLNYGTELILAKLAEYGIPNKLAFQIQDQYKEKTLQIIEENPYQLVEDVQGLGFTIADRIAENLGIASDAPQRFRAGMLFSLIHRSMETGDTYVEARDLLEATLELLEKSRHTELDPAAVAHELTGLIADDKVQQEGTKIFDNSLYFAEHGIHKNLIRLMGKNGFNPFPRADVEAAIAELETMSSLTYDDIQKEAIVQAITNPLFILTGGPGTGKTTVINGIIAVYAILHKIDLTRNREECPVLLAAPTGRAARRMNELTGLPSATIHRHLGLVEGQEESCRDDYLDADFIIVDEFSMVDTWLANQLFQNISSQTQVLIVGDAEQLPSVSPGQVLADLLKIDKLPSITLERIYRQSDDSTIVTLASQIRQGALPSDFREKKADRSYFEAQNEQIPALIERIIGAAIKSGIPANEVQILAPMYRGAAGIDQLNTMTQALLNPLEEGELEFLHNEQAFRQGDRIIHLVNDAETNVFNGDLGYITDLLPAKYTDSKQDEITINFDGSEVSYPRNEWYKITLAYAMSIHKSQGSEFQVVILPITRTSHRMLQRNLVYTAITRSKSKLILLGEISAFDYAVKNAGTVRKTYLVPRFQGEIAEQDSKEALAEKAESKTAATTQTQPPTQPDRKEQVKVVKENNQQLSLLDQDQPEKTSPQPREYILTVDNLLTIDPMIGIQEADIEEFFKNK